Below is a window of Pelomicrobium methylotrophicum DNA.
GTATTTGAATATTAATGGGAACTCGAGAATTTCCCATGCCGTCCGGAAACGCCCGTCACGGCCTGTCCTTTCTCCCGCAAGCCCTTGTACGCCCAGGCGATGGCCGTGTCGGGGCACTGCTATTGCCAGCGCGCTACGGCATCGTTCTGGCCTTGGTTCTGCTGCTACCTCTTTTGATCACCCTTTATCTAGAGCTATTTGTCTTTCCAGGGGTGCGTTGGCACGAACATCTCGCCCACAGCCTCGTCGAAGGTTTCTGCGGGCTCATGTCTTTGATCGTGTTCTACGTGCTGCACCAGGAATCACTGCTGGCGGGAAGCACTCGCCTGCGCGTGATGAGCTACGGATTCCTCGTCATGGGCACCCTCGATATCTTCCACGCGTTCGCCCCTCCAGGAACAGACCTTTTCGTATGGCTCCATTGCACCGCTGCATTCAGCGGAGCTTTTTTCCTTTTCCTCTCCTTGCCCGCTGCCCGTGTGGTTTGGAAGCCTTTGTCATCGGCTAGGTTGGGAGCCTGGCTAGTAGGCGGGTCAGCAGTGCTGCTCGGCATCTTGTCGTACCGCTTCGAGGCCTTGCTACCCGCCATGAAAGTCAACTCGGTATTCACGTTGTCAGCCGCCGCCTTGAACGTCGGTGCCGGCTTCTTCTTCCTTATGGCGGGGCTCGCCTTCCTCAGAGACTTCCGACGCACGGGCGAAATCATTCTGTTCGTGCTGGCGCTTGCCATGCTTCTATTCATGGAAAGCGCCCTTCTGTTCCCGTTTTCCAAACTGTGGGATCTGCAGTGGTGGGCATGGCACTGGATCAAGGTCGCTGTGTTCGTAGGCATCTTATTTGGTCTGGCCTACGAATTCGTGGAAAGTGTGAAGGATCTGCAGGCCTCCCACGCGAAAATCGTGGAGTCTGAGAAGCTCGCCTCTCTGGGGGAAATGGCCGCAGCCGTCGCCCATGAAATTCGCAA
It encodes the following:
- a CDS encoding sensor histidine kinase; this translates as MPSGNARHGLSFLPQALVRPGDGRVGALLLPARYGIVLALVLLLPLLITLYLELFVFPGVRWHEHLAHSLVEGFCGLMSLIVFYVLHQESLLAGSTRLRVMSYGFLVMGTLDIFHAFAPPGTDLFVWLHCTAAFSGAFFLFLSLPAARVVWKPLSSARLGAWLVGGSAVLLGILSYRFEALLPAMKVNSVFTLSAAALNVGAGFFFLMAGLAFLRDFRRTGEIILFVLALAMLLFMESALLFPFSKLWDLQWWAWHWIKVAVFVGILFGLAYEFVESVKDLQASHAKIVESEKLASLGEMAAAVAHEIRNPLGTITNSLGLLRDSQLSPEEHRELLDILEREVNRLNHVVSDTLSFARSSPSRHQKVEAVPLVEEALQRAQALAPDLHIRRRFEAGLPLINADPYQLQRALWNVLDNALAAIEGDGALDVRLHRDGSWLVLCIQDSGPGIPDEIKSQIFKPFFSTKPGGTGLGLCIAQRIVNNHGGQIEITNRPGGGACVSIRLPCADTPPGSTGQWPSRHNELDSHRR